One genomic segment of Acetobacteroides hydrogenigenes includes these proteins:
- the hemG gene encoding protoporphyrinogen oxidase produces the protein MQKNITSDVTVIGAGLTGLTAAFYLKKAGKSVTVVERSHRVGGVIRTFSHDGFTYEAGPNTGVLSSPELVQLFDDLGNSCALETANPNAKRRLIWKNGTWNALPSGLGSAIGTPLFSFGDKLRILGEPFRKPGNNPYETLDQLVLRRMGRSFLEYAIDPFISGIYAGDPSLLVPKFALPKLYNLEQNYGSFIRGAMKKGKEPKSALEKRATKDVFSVSGGLQSLVDALAAAIGSENIILNAENTQITPHEDRYQISATATNGDAICIESSKVVSTAGAYELPSLFPFLGADELAPITNLRYAKVAQVVAGFREWNGIPLNGFGGLIPSKERRKVLGILFPSSIFPNRAPEGGALLSIFAGGIKNEAVYNLSDEELKQVAMREISETLSTNSKPNMLEVFRYPHAIAQYERSSEERFAAIEKIETACPGLILAGSIRDGIGMADRVKQGVNIAKEIETSRL, from the coding sequence ATGCAGAAAAATATTACCTCCGACGTAACCGTTATTGGCGCCGGACTTACCGGGCTTACCGCCGCCTTCTACCTAAAGAAGGCAGGCAAAAGCGTAACCGTAGTAGAGCGCAGCCACCGCGTGGGCGGCGTTATCCGCACCTTTAGCCACGATGGGTTTACCTACGAGGCTGGTCCCAATACGGGCGTTCTATCGTCGCCCGAGTTGGTGCAGCTGTTCGACGATCTCGGCAACAGCTGCGCGCTCGAAACCGCGAACCCCAACGCCAAGCGCCGCCTGATATGGAAGAATGGCACATGGAATGCCCTTCCTTCGGGTCTTGGCTCAGCCATCGGCACGCCGCTATTCTCGTTTGGCGACAAGCTGCGTATTCTTGGGGAGCCATTCCGCAAGCCGGGAAATAACCCCTACGAAACCCTCGACCAGCTGGTGCTCCGCCGCATGGGGCGCAGCTTTCTCGAGTACGCCATCGACCCGTTCATCTCCGGCATCTACGCGGGCGACCCTTCGCTGCTGGTGCCTAAGTTTGCGCTGCCCAAGCTCTACAACCTAGAGCAGAACTACGGCAGCTTTATCCGCGGAGCAATGAAGAAGGGCAAAGAGCCTAAGAGTGCTCTTGAGAAACGGGCTACAAAGGATGTCTTCTCGGTAAGCGGGGGGCTGCAAAGCCTCGTTGATGCACTTGCCGCCGCAATCGGAAGCGAGAACATCATCCTGAATGCCGAGAACACCCAGATTACCCCGCACGAAGACCGCTACCAAATATCGGCAACCGCTACCAATGGCGATGCCATTTGCATCGAATCATCGAAGGTGGTATCAACGGCTGGCGCCTACGAGCTTCCCTCTCTATTTCCTTTCCTAGGTGCCGACGAGCTTGCGCCCATCACCAACCTCCGATATGCCAAGGTGGCGCAGGTGGTAGCCGGATTTAGGGAGTGGAACGGCATTCCGCTTAACGGATTTGGGGGATTGATTCCCTCGAAGGAGAGGCGTAAGGTGCTGGGCATCCTCTTCCCCTCCTCTATCTTCCCCAACCGTGCACCCGAAGGCGGAGCGCTGCTCTCGATTTTTGCTGGAGGCATCAAGAACGAGGCGGTGTACAACCTAAGCGACGAAGAACTGAAGCAGGTTGCCATGCGGGAGATCTCCGAAACCTTGAGCACCAACTCCAAGCCCAACATGCTGGAGGTGTTCCGCTACCCCCATGCCATAGCGCAGTACGAGCGATCGTCGGAGGAACGATTTGCCGCCATCGAAAAGATAGAGACCGCCTGCCCAGGGCTTATCCTTGCCGGCAGCATCCGCGACGGCATTGGCATGGCTGATAGGGTTAAGCAGGGAGTGAACATAGCCAAAGAAATTGAAACCAGTAGACTTTAG
- a CDS encoding sulfite exporter TauE/SafE family protein — translation MDIINYLLVALVGVLCGFINILAGSGSLISLPILMGFGLSPHVANATNRIGILLQNLVGSASFAKQKVLPVREGLVLAIPASIGSIVGAYMAVDAHEDVIRWMILSLYAVMFFLVFYGPNKWLRPKSDQPLRLRPRDIIIFTAIGFYGGFIQAGLGYFLLAGLVLSIGNDLITANALKVFLAFVLTIFALAIFFYNGQVNLPYGISLGIGNMIGGWLGAKYAIKWGAKVIRYFLLGMLIFSVVYMIIFQM, via the coding sequence GTGGATATTATAAATTACCTATTGGTAGCCCTTGTTGGCGTTCTGTGCGGTTTTATCAATATACTAGCGGGTAGCGGCTCGCTGATATCGCTCCCTATTCTGATGGGGTTTGGCTTATCGCCACATGTAGCCAATGCCACCAACCGAATAGGGATTCTTCTCCAAAATCTTGTTGGCTCGGCCAGCTTTGCCAAGCAAAAAGTGCTTCCGGTTAGGGAGGGGCTTGTTCTTGCCATCCCTGCCAGCATCGGTTCTATTGTTGGAGCCTACATGGCGGTGGATGCCCACGAGGATGTTATCCGCTGGATGATTCTTTCCCTCTATGCGGTGATGTTCTTCCTGGTGTTTTATGGGCCTAACAAGTGGCTACGCCCTAAGAGCGATCAACCGCTGAGATTACGCCCTCGCGACATCATCATCTTTACTGCCATTGGCTTTTACGGTGGATTTATTCAGGCAGGCTTAGGCTACTTTCTCCTTGCAGGACTTGTGCTCAGCATTGGCAACGACCTCATTACAGCCAACGCCCTAAAGGTTTTTTTAGCCTTTGTGCTTACCATTTTTGCCCTTGCCATATTCTTCTACAACGGACAGGTAAACCTCCCCTACGGCATCAGCCTAGGTATTGGCAACATGATTGGCGGCTGGCTTGGGGCAAAGTATGCGATTAAATGGGGAGCTAAGGTTATCCGCTATTTC
- a CDS encoding 3'-5' exonuclease, with amino-acid sequence MYSASISKEELNELPIRAFEGTIHVVDSPDKVADAVAYLANAKLLGCDTETRPNFKKGQRNRVALLQLSDGKQCFLFRLNMIGLPVEVASILQRTDIKKVGAAIRDDITALQKLTPFIPNGFVDIQKMMDAYGIEAKSLKKMSAIVLNFRISKSQQLSNWESPVLTHAQQLYAATDAWVSREIYLKLIEDIKGISL; translated from the coding sequence ATGTATTCAGCATCCATAAGCAAAGAGGAGCTAAACGAGCTCCCCATCCGAGCGTTTGAGGGGACAATACATGTTGTTGACAGCCCCGATAAGGTTGCTGATGCGGTAGCCTACTTGGCCAATGCCAAGCTGCTGGGCTGCGATACCGAAACCCGTCCCAACTTTAAGAAGGGGCAACGTAATAGGGTTGCGCTGCTTCAGCTCAGTGATGGTAAGCAATGCTTTCTTTTTAGGCTAAATATGATTGGACTACCCGTAGAGGTGGCCAGCATCCTTCAGCGAACCGACATTAAAAAGGTTGGCGCCGCCATCCGCGACGATATTACGGCGCTGCAAAAGCTTACGCCCTTTATCCCAAATGGGTTTGTTGATATCCAAAAAATGATGGACGCCTACGGCATCGAGGCAAAGAGCCTTAAGAAGATGTCGGCCATCGTCCTAAACTTTAGAATCTCTAAATCGCAGCAGCTCTCTAACTGGGAAAGCCCCGTGCTAACCCATGCCCAGCAGCTGTACGCCGCCACCGATGCTTGGGTGAGCCGCGAAATCTACCTCAAACTCATAGAAGACATTAAAGGTATATCTTTATAA
- a CDS encoding DUF5063 domain-containing protein, with product MSEQQNALIYSKNVVEVVTLAKEYTAFLERAGEFDQYEFLNHAQKLLPLIYLKGCLLPEVDQLFDEEVEKFVSETDWTYIRNGIAELLGDKDDFYEVYTEKLFDTEGGEQLSISEMLADIYQDLKDFLELYRFGNEESINDALYELKNSFAEYWGYKSVIALKAIHRVVYFSSEMEEEEDVSEQRGSFFNRFQDSHRNIE from the coding sequence ATGAGCGAACAACAGAATGCTTTGATATACTCCAAGAACGTGGTTGAGGTTGTTACCCTCGCCAAGGAGTACACGGCATTTTTGGAACGAGCAGGCGAGTTCGACCAGTACGAATTTCTTAATCACGCGCAGAAGCTGCTTCCGCTTATCTACCTAAAGGGTTGCCTACTACCCGAGGTTGATCAGCTTTTCGACGAGGAGGTGGAGAAATTTGTATCGGAAACCGACTGGACTTACATTCGAAATGGTATTGCCGAGCTTCTTGGTGACAAGGACGATTTCTATGAGGTGTATACCGAAAAACTTTTTGACACTGAAGGTGGCGAGCAGCTCTCCATTAGCGAAATGCTTGCCGACATCTACCAAGATCTGAAGGATTTCTTAGAACTTTACCGCTTTGGCAATGAGGAGAGCATCAACGATGCCCTTTACGAGCTAAAGAATAGCTTTGCCGAGTATTGGGGGTATAAGTCGGTAATTGCCCTTAAAGCCATTCATCGGGTTGTCTACTTTAGCTCTGAAATGGAAGAAGAGGAGGATGTTTCTGAGCAACGGGGCAGCTTCTTCAATCGATTCCAGGATAGCCATCGAAATATTGAGTAA
- a CDS encoding class I SAM-dependent rRNA methyltransferase yields the protein MEVTAQVFLKPKKEESLLRFHPWIFSGAIRHIIGNPKEGDVVEVYTASNEFIALGHYQIGSIAVRILSFDPVDINQEFWNARIRRAFEARAALGLTNSATTNCYRLIHGEGDNLPGVIVDIYGDTAVVQSHSVGMYLSRDYIAEGIKQVYGNRIKAIYDKSEGTLPFKAGLNAKDEYIFGSAIDTPVLENGIKFNVSWEEGQKTGFFLDQRDNRELVGKYSKGRDVLNMFCYTGGFSLYALAGGANSVDSVDSSKKAMDMVDRNVEINFGINHNHTSYAEDAFEHLRTIDGKYDLIILDPPAFAKHNKVLNKALLGYRRLNALAFHKIKPGGILFTFSCSQVVTKEHFRNSVFTAAAISGRNVRILHQLTQPADHPINIYHPEGEYLKGLVLYVE from the coding sequence ATGGAAGTAACCGCACAGGTTTTTTTGAAGCCCAAAAAGGAGGAATCTCTTTTGCGCTTCCACCCTTGGATTTTCTCAGGTGCCATACGTCATATCATCGGTAACCCTAAGGAGGGCGACGTGGTTGAGGTGTACACTGCCAGCAACGAGTTCATCGCGCTGGGACATTACCAGATTGGCTCTATCGCCGTTCGTATCCTTTCGTTCGATCCGGTTGATATCAACCAGGAGTTTTGGAATGCTAGGATTCGTCGCGCATTCGAGGCTCGCGCAGCCCTAGGATTGACCAATAGCGCCACCACCAACTGCTACCGCCTGATTCACGGTGAGGGTGATAACCTTCCTGGTGTTATTGTTGACATATACGGCGATACTGCCGTGGTGCAGTCGCACTCGGTGGGCATGTACCTTTCGCGTGACTACATCGCCGAGGGCATCAAGCAGGTTTACGGCAACCGCATCAAGGCAATTTACGATAAGAGCGAGGGAACGCTCCCCTTTAAGGCTGGGCTAAACGCCAAGGATGAGTACATCTTCGGATCAGCTATCGATACGCCTGTGCTCGAGAACGGCATCAAGTTCAACGTTAGCTGGGAGGAGGGGCAGAAGACCGGCTTTTTCCTCGATCAGCGCGATAACCGCGAGCTGGTGGGCAAGTACTCCAAGGGTCGTGACGTGCTCAACATGTTCTGCTACACCGGAGGATTCTCTTTATACGCCTTAGCAGGTGGCGCTAACAGCGTTGACTCTGTAGACAGCTCTAAGAAGGCGATGGATATGGTGGATCGCAACGTGGAGATAAACTTTGGGATCAACCACAACCACACCTCCTACGCCGAGGATGCCTTTGAGCACCTCCGCACCATCGACGGTAAGTACGACCTCATCATCCTCGATCCTCCAGCGTTTGCTAAGCACAACAAGGTGCTCAACAAGGCGCTCTTGGGATACCGTAGGCTCAATGCGCTTGCCTTCCACAAGATTAAACCGGGGGGAATCCTCTTTACCTTTAGCTGCTCGCAGGTGGTTACCAAGGAGCATTTCCGCAACTCGGTGTTTACCGCAGCCGCCATCAGCGGGCGCAACGTGCGCATCCTGCACCAGCTTACCCAGCCGGCCGATCACCCCATCAACATCTACCATCCCGAGGGCGAGTACCTGAAGGGACTGGTGCTGTACGTGGAGTAA